The genomic segment ACATCTACGAGAACCCCCTCGGCATCGTGAACGACAACGGCAATGGCTTCACGGACGGAGGCAGCTATACGCCGGCGCAGGCGGTGGGGGTGTGGGTGGGGCGGGACTCCGAGGACTTCGCCATCCAAGCCGGTGACTACGTGACGGTGACGTACGATGGCGGGTTGACGGCGAACGTCTACTTCCCGGCGATCAGCGGCCAAAGCGACCAGTGGCTATATGTGGGCGCGGACGGGTCGACGTACTGGGACAAGGGAATGTGCGACCTGGCGCAGGCCGCCCCCCCGCTGCTGCTGAAGGTGAACTGCCAGCCCGCCACCTCGTCGATTCCGCTAGGGTTTATCATGGACCCTGGGTGGGAATACGGGAAACACGGTTCGTATGTCTATGGCTGGAAGCCATAGCGTACGTGCACGATCGACAGCGCCGAGTGGCGAGGGTACAGGCGAGTTTCTCGGGGATAGCGCCAACGCCCCCGACCCGGCGTTTCTGGCGACTTCCTTTCCGCCGACGATCCCGCGGCGGCGTTCCCCTGTCGTTTTACCCGGGGTGTACTATCCCCGGCGAAGGTGCTATAGTAGCGTCGTGTTTCGTCCGCGCGCCGGGCGGGGCGCACTTTGACGAGAGGAAACGCGGATGCTCCGCAATGTCCTGCTGTTCGGCGACGAGATCCTGAGGAGGAAGGCCGCCGAGATCTCCGCGATCACCCCGGAGGTCAGAAGGCTCGCCGCGGATATGCTCGAGACGATGTACTACCACGACGGCCTCGGCCTTGCCGCCCCCCAGGTCGGCGTCCCGTTGCGGTTGTTCGTGATGGATGTCCCGCGCGAGGGGCACGACAAGCTCGTGTGCATCAATCCGGTCGTGGGGGAGCGCGGGCCGATGAGGAGAATGGACGAGGGCTGCCTGAGTTTCCCCGGCGTCACCGGGACCGTCGCGCGGGCCGCCGAGGTGACAATCGAGTTCACCGATCTCTCGGGCGCGCGCAGGTCGCGAAAGGTCGCCGGGGTGACCGCCCAGGCGGTGCAGCACGAACTCGACCACCTCGACGGGGTGCTCTTCGTCGACAGGCTGAGCGTGGCCAGGAAAGCGGTGCTCGCCGCCAAACTGCGCGCCGTGCGACAGCGCGGCCGGCGGGGGGAGCACCGGTGAGGGTCCTCGTCACGGGAGGGGCGGGCTACATCGGAAGCGTGACGGTCGCGGCGCTTCTCGAGGGCGGCCACGAGGTCCTCGTCTTCGACAGCCTGGAGCACGGGCACCGCGGGGCGGTCGCGCCGGGCGCGCGCCTGGTCGTCGGGGATCTCGCCGACGGCGGCGCGATCGAGAAGGCGCTCCGAACGCATCGCGCGGAGGCGGTCGTGCACTTCGCCGCCTACAGCCTCGTCGGCGAATCGGTGGCGCAGCCGGCGCGGTATTTTTTGAACAACGTCTCCAACGGCCTCGTGCTCCTCGAGGCGATGCGCCGCACGGGCGTCGGCAGAATCGTCTTCTCCTCCTCGGCCGCGGTCTACGGCTCGCCGCGGAGGATCCCGATCGCGGAGGACGACCCCGCGGAGCCGATCAACCCCTACGGCGAGTCCAAGCTGTTCCTCGAGCGGGTGCTCGGCAGGTATCACCGCGCCTACGGGCTGGAGTGCGTCTCCCTCCGCTACTTCAACGCGGCGGGAGCGACGCCGGCATGCGGAGAGGACCATGATCCCGAGACGCATCTCATCCCGTCGGTGCTGCGGGCGGCCCTCGGGAAGGCGCCCGCGGTGAAGCTGTTCGGGACCGACTACGAAACCCCCGACGGGACCTGCGTGCGGGACTACGTCGATGTAGGCGACCTCGCCGACGCGCACGTCCTCGCCCTGAACTGCCGGGGGGAACGAACCTACAACCTCGGCGATGGCAGGGGCTTCTCGGTGCGCGAGGTGCTCGATGCGGCGCGACGCGTCACCGGACTGCCGATACCCGAGGAGGCGGCGCCCCGGAGGCCCGGGGACCCCGCGGTGCTGATCGCGGGCGCGGAGAGGATACGGCGCGAGCTCGGCTGGACGCCGCGCCGGACCGGCCTCGACGA from the Chlamydiota bacterium genome contains:
- the galE gene encoding UDP-glucose 4-epimerase GalE, whose translation is MRVLVTGGAGYIGSVTVAALLEGGHEVLVFDSLEHGHRGAVAPGARLVVGDLADGGAIEKALRTHRAEAVVHFAAYSLVGESVAQPARYFLNNVSNGLVLLEAMRRTGVGRIVFSSSAAVYGSPRRIPIAEDDPAEPINPYGESKLFLERVLGRYHRAYGLECVSLRYFNAAGATPACGEDHDPETHLIPSVLRAALGKAPAVKLFGTDYETPDGTCVRDYVDVGDLADAHVLALNCRGERTYNLGDGRGFSVREVLDAARRVTGLPIPEEAAPRRPGDPAVLIAGAERIRRELGWTPRRTGLDEIIGGAWEWMRRNPEGYRD